ACGAGACTCAACGAATACGTCTACCTTATCACCAACTTTTAGTTCGGGTAGATCACGGAATTCAGAAAGAGATACCAAGCCATCTGATTTAAATCCGATGTTAAGTACCACATCTTTGTTGTTGATAGAAACTACGGTTCCTTCAACAATTTCTCCTTTGTTCACGGAGTTGAAAGTGCCTGCGTACTGCTCTTCTAATTTAGAACGTTCTTCGGCGCTGTAGTTGCCGAAACCTTTTTCGTCTTGGTCCCAATCAAAGTCCCCTTCCGGAGTGATCCAAGTGTTAGATTTGATTTCGTCGATGAACTTTGAATCAGCTTCTGATTCGATGTTCTCTTTTTCCTTAACTGATTTTTCGTCAGTGTCTTGAATTTCAGCTTGTTTAGCTTTTAACTCTTTTTCTGCTTCTTGTTTTTTTGCCATTAATTAATTTATCTCCTTTTCCCAAAATTCATTGGGACTGCAAAAGTGCAAAAATTATTTTTAAAACAAGCAAAAAGTGTCATTTTTGTTTAGAAACATTGGTGATTTACAGATTTTTGCAAAAAAAAAATTACTAAAAATTGTTTCATTGCATCCTTTAAGACCTAATCAAACAGGCTGCTGTGCAGTCGCCCTTGACCAAAATCTTTCCTCTGCTGAAAATCACAATTTCACTATGATCACATCGTCATTCAGCTTTTATTCCCTATTACCAAGTGACTTGATCAGTAGATGTCGGGAGGATAGAACAAGAATATGACTTGGATGGTATTCAGACTTCTGGGTGTTTGTATTTATTTTGATTAAGCATGGACTTTCTCTACTTCTCCCAACACAAATTGAAGTTGCTCTTCTTCGTTCATATTGGTGTTATCTAATATTACGGCGTCGTCGGCTCTAATTAATGGGCTCTCTTCTCGTGTAGTGTCCTGATAATCTCTATGGGCAATATTTTCGAAAACCTCTTCTAAAGTGATTTTTTCACCTTTACTGGTAAGTTCTAGAAACCGACGTTCTGCCCGTACTTTCGGGTCTGCGGTCATAAATATCTTTACCTGTGCATGCGGAAATACGGTGGTTCCGATATCGCGACCGTCCATCACTAGATTTTTTCGGCTACCCATTTTTTGTTGCTGTTTAACAAGGGCCTTCCTGACGTTTCTGATCGCGCTAACCGCACTCACATTTTCTGATACATGCATTTGTCGGATTTCTTCTGATACATCTTCACCATTAAGGAAAATTTTCGTAACACCAGCTTCTTTATGCGAATCGAGGTGTATGTCTTCAAGTGCTTGATCTACTACGCCTATATTGGTTATATCAATATTGTTGCGTAAAAAATATAAGGTTACTGCTCGGTACATCGCTCCACTATCTACATAGACATAATGGAGCTCCTTTGCCAATGCTTTTGCGACGGTGCTCTTGCCGCATGATGAATATCCATCAATTGCTACGATAATATTTTTATTACTCATGGGCTGGCAAAAATAACTAATTATGATGAGACTTATCACTACGTCTGCCATTTAACGTTACGGAAAGCCTATTTATGATTTTAAGTGTTAAATTTGCGAAATGCTATTCCCTATTGACATAGAAGACTTAAAACCGTGTATACAGTATAACACTTCAAGGAGCGGGGGAAGTGGGGGACAAAACGTGAATAAAGTTGCAACAAAAGTTGAACTGCTCTTTGATTTTGAAAAATGTCCTTTGTTTGATGATCAGCAGAAATTGCGTCTATATCAAAATCTAAGGGAGCGTATACAATCGGAAAGGAAAATACAAGTCGTTAGCCAGCAAGGCCGTACCCAATTAACTAATAAGAAAATTGTTCAGCGTAAATTGATTTCTTTGATTGTAAGTGCGTTGAAGATTCAAAAGGAACGTAAACCAACGAAGAGAAGCAGAGCATCTGTTGAAAAGAGATTGGAGAATAAGCGAAGGAAATCTCTACTGAAAATAAATAGACGAATAGAAGAATAAACCAATTAATTAGAATGTTTCTTAATAATAGACGAGCCTTGTATTGTTACCTCCTATCTATTAGTATTTCGTATTTTTGCAGAAATTTAATTTTGGACAGGATATAGTATATGAAAAAGGGCTCTATATTAGGGATAATAATCATTGCAGTAGCGATTGCAATGATTGTCAGTATTTATACAGACTCAAGTACTTATGCTTCATTTAATGATGCACAAAAAACTGAATCTGAGATACATGTTGTGGGTGAACTGAACAAAGCTAAAGAACTGCATTATAAACC
This Olivibacter sp. SDN3 DNA region includes the following protein-coding sequences:
- the arfB gene encoding alternative ribosome rescue aminoacyl-tRNA hydrolase ArfB, with protein sequence MLFPIDIEDLKPCIQYNTSRSGGSGGQNVNKVATKVELLFDFEKCPLFDDQQKLRLYQNLRERIQSERKIQVVSQQGRTQLTNKKIVQRKLISLIVSALKIQKERKPTKRSRASVEKRLENKRRKSLLKINRRIEE
- the cmk gene encoding (d)CMP kinase; amino-acid sequence: MSNKNIIVAIDGYSSCGKSTVAKALAKELHYVYVDSGAMYRAVTLYFLRNNIDITNIGVVDQALEDIHLDSHKEAGVTKIFLNGEDVSEEIRQMHVSENVSAVSAIRNVRKALVKQQQKMGSRKNLVMDGRDIGTTVFPHAQVKIFMTADPKVRAERRFLELTSKGEKITLEEVFENIAHRDYQDTTREESPLIRADDAVILDNTNMNEEEQLQFVLGEVEKVHA